In the genome of Bremerella sp. P1, the window GGCATGATCGTTGACGGCGATCCGCACTGCTTCGCGGAGGCGGCCAAGACGCTGCAAACACGTCGTGCCTGGGCCAATGCGCTGGGGACCGAAGCTCGGCAGTTTGCCATGCAGCATGGTCATGCCCGGCAGATGGCCGATCGGTATACCTCGCTGCTGGAACAGCTGGTGAAACAGAAGCGTAGCCCAGGATCAGCATAGAGGTAGCTTTCACCGTGTTTCGCATCCGTAATCTTCTCTGGGATTCCGATCCGTTGGCCTTGCATTGCCCTGGTCCGCTTCATGCGAGTTGGTATCGCGTGCGACAGACCATCGCCGCGTTTACCCCTCAGCAGTCCAGCTCGGCTTCCGATATTACGTTCATCACCTGGCACGGTCCTTCGCGTCAGGAGAAGCCCAACGGCGTGTTTGAAGAAAGCTTGGCCCGTTTCGGTATCAAGCCGCTAGTGCTCAAGAAACCGGACAATTGGCGAAACATCGACAAGCTCGCCCTCACGGCAGAAGCTCTCGAGTCGATCGATACGCCCTATGTCATGGGGAGTGATTCGTCCGATACGCTTATCTTTCAGGACCCGGCACTGCTGGTCGAACGTTTCGAGTCGCACTTTACTTGCGACCTGGTTTACAACGCCGTCGGATCACGCTGCTGGCCGGAACTGCCGGAGTACATTGACTATCAATCGTCACTACCTGCGGCGGTGAACGCCCAGGGTAGGCACTGGTTCAACAGCGGCATGTTCTTCGGTCGCACGGAGTTCTGCCGAGAGTACTTCCGCGCGCTCTCGACTGAGAAGCCTGTGCCTGGATATTCGTACTCAGAACAGGCCGTGGCGATGCGAGTTTGGCCTCAGTGGTATCCTCGCGTGCAATTAGATTACCAGTGCCTGCTCTTTCAATGGTTCAACGAATCACTCGACGTAATGCGGCTGGAACGCCCGGCCCAGTCGCGGCATGAGTCGCTGATTGAGATCTTACGAACGCTGGGGAGTGATCTCACTGGAGCGGAAGTGGGAGTCTTCGACGGGTGGACGGCCGAGGTGCTCTTGCGAACATTTCCCGATTTGCGGTTGTGGTTGGTCGATGCATGGCAACCGTACGGCGGCGAAAGCCATATGGGAAAGCAAGACCGAGCGTACTTTCAGCGGGCCTTTGAAGAGACGATGTTTTGGACGAAGTTCGCAGAGGACCGACGTTTTACGCTTCGTGAGTGGTCCCCTCAGGCAGCCGATCGATTTCAAGCGGCATCACTCGACTTCGTGTTTATCGATGCCAATCATCTGTATGAAGCGGTCCGCGACGACATCAACGCGTGGTGGCCCAAGGTCCGACCAGGCGGGGCGCTGTGCGGGCACGATTACGCCATTCACCGCGACGGCGAAGGTGTCTGGGGAGTTCAGCGAGCCGTCGATGAATTTGCGAAAGCACAAGGCCTGCAGCCCACCATCCTGCAAGATGGTGTGTGGTGCATCTATCGCCAAAACAACTGAGCCTGCCCCGGAAGTGAATCCGCTGGCAGGCTCTTGGTGCTTGGTCGAGGTCTGGATGGCTCGCGACTAGCTTTGATCTTCCAGGATGCTCCAGAGTCGGTAGCCGCCGCTGATGTTGCGAGCGTCTATACCATGTTGCAAGAGGATACGCGTGGCGAGGTAGCCTCGTTGTCCGACTTGGCAGTACGTCGCAACCGGCTGTTTGGCAGGCAATTCGTCGAGTCGATCGCGGAGTTCTTCGACGGGAATGTTCACCGCTCCGGGGATATGCCCCTTGGCGAACTCTCCGGTCGTACGGACATCCAGCAGAAACAGGTTATTGGCTGACGGGTCCTTGAGAGTGCTCGCATGAATGATCGGCTGATCCCCACGCATCACTCCTGAGGCAATAAAGCCAGCCATGTTGACTGGGTCCTTGGCGTGCCCGTATTGCGGGGCATAGCAAAGCTCGGCTTCTTCCAGATCGTAGACGGTCATCTTCGCTTGAATGGCCATGGCGATCACGTCCATGCGTTTATCAACACCACTGGTTCCGCTGGCCTGGGCACCGAGGATCTTGCCGTCATCCGGCGAGAACAAGAGCTTGAATAGCATTTGCTTGGCGCCAGGGAAGTAGCCTGCGTGATCGGTCGGATGCAAGTAGATCTTCTCGTAGGGAATCTCTTTCATGAGTAGGATCTTCTCGCTCAACCCGGTCATTGCCGCAGTCTGACCGAACATGCCGACCACGGCTGTCCCCTCGGTTCCGCGGTAATGCGACTCTCGCTGGAAGATGCGGTCGGAAGCGATCCGGCCTTGGCGGTTGGCGGGGCCTGCCAAGGGAATTTGAATCGGGTCGCCGGTGACGACACAAGTCGTTTCAACCACATCCCCAACCGCGTAGATATCGGGGATGTTGGTTTCCATTTGTTCGTTGACACGAATGCCACCACGCGGGCCACACTCGATGCCTGCTTCGGCGGCAAGTTTGCTTTCGGGACGAACGCCGATGCAAAGCACGACAAAATCCGCTGCGATTACCGAAGAGTCATTGAGCGTGACATTGATTTTGTCTTTATCGGAATCGAACTGCTTCGCGGAAGAACCCAGTCGCAGGTCGATCCCTTCGGCGACGAGACGCTTTTCCAGCGGAAGGATCATTTCTCGATCCCACGGCGGAAGAATCTGGTTGGCCAGTTCCACAATCGTGGTTTCGATCCCGCGCCGAACGAGGTTCTCGGCGACTTCGATTCCGATGAAACCGGCACCGACGATCACGGCCCGCGTGGCACCCTCGGTTGCCAGTTCCCGCATGCGATCGGCGTCGTTTAGATCGCGTAGGCTGACGATACGCTCGTTATCGATCCCAGGCAGCGGAGGACGAAAGGGAGACGCACCGGTCGCAATGATTAAGCTGTCGTAGCTTTCGGTGTATTCTTCGCCAGACTCCAAATTCTTGACGGTGACGGTCTTCGACTCGGGGTCGATCTTGGTCACTTCGCTACGGACGCGGACGTCCAGACGCAAACGCTCTCGCAAGAGGCGAATCGGCGCGACCAACAGCTTGTCGCGCGATTCGATTTCGCCGCCCACGTAGTAAGGGAGACCACAATTTGCAAAGGATGGATGAGCACCACGCTCGAACACCACGATCTCGGCTTCTTCGCTCAGACGCCGTGCGCGAGCCGCGGCCGAGGCACCGCCAGCAACTCCACCAACAATGACAATCTTCATTAGTTTCCCTCTCAGATGTTCGCCTGGCCGATAGCCTTCCATTGGCTATCGACAACTAGAATCTTAGTTGCCAAGTGGAATGTAGGTATAGCCATCAGACTGTAGATTAACATTCGTCGTCAATGCCGAAACGGCCGTGTCGACAAAGACGACTACGTCCTCTGCACTCTTGCCTTTTCCTTGCAGGGATTGACCGCAGACGTACATCTGCACCCCCGCATGGTGGAGGTCTCGCAGTAAGGCGAGATTAGGGTTCTCCGTGGTTTGGAAAGTATCGTTATAGGCATCATCATTCAAGACGGCCAGAGTAGCGCCACCATGAAAGACGAGTGCAATCTCAACATCTGCTGCCTCTTTGCCGGCACCGGCGTATAGGTTAACGAACCGGGCAACCTTTTCAATCGCAGGATTCAGCTGATCCGGCTCGGAAGACTGAGTAACGTCGACCGCAATTTTGGAACCAGGACGAGGCTGCTGCGCGGCATTGGGCATGTTGAAGACGCCGCCATGTTGCTTGACCTTTGGAAATGCCTTTCCGCCTTGCTGGGCTGGCTGACGACCAGGCACAGCGTGGTTTTTGTGGGCTTCGGCGAAGCCTCGTTCGACGAATTTCGACACAACCTTGGCATGCTCTTTGATCAGGGTAGCAACGTAAGGATCATCGGAAGTTTCCGTGACTTTCACGCCTTTGGGAGTATCTTCATGCACCATCTTAATCTTCTTGGTGTGCTGGAAGATTTCCGCAAACAGGGGATCTCGCATACGAATGGGGGACGGCTTTTCGATACGGACGGTCATTTGTTCGACGTGCGTCTTGATATGTGCCGCGACACTGGGCACATCCGACTCGGTCAGCGTCTCGACGCCATTGTCGAGTTCTTTCACTGTGCGGCGGATCTTGTCATGGTTCTCTAACAGGTAGTGAAAGACCTCCATGTCGACTTCATGCTGATCATCGTGACCGTGACCTTGGCCTTGCATTTGACCAGGGCCGTGGCCGGGACCTTGACCTTGACGTTGGCCCGGTCCTGCACCGGGACCAGGGCCCTGACCTTGGCCGGGACCGCGTCCCATGCGGCCACGCCCAAACCCTTGGGCGTCTACTGAGGCGCACCAAACCATAGAGAGTAATAAAACAAGCAGGATGCGAGACGAAATGGTGGCCATGGGAGGTGTCCTTTGAGTTGTTGGATAGTCCGTGCTTCAAGCACGTACGTCTCTGAGAAGTAAAAAAGTTGGTACCAATGGAAGCTTTAAACGCGACCTTTCAACATGCCGTGCCAATACAAAGCCGGCAGTCCAAACTTCTTCAGCAGGAACATGCTGAAGCGTTCTTGTGCTTGATCAAAGGGAAACGTTTCAGCCGGGCGACCTTCGTAGTTGAACTCTGCCAGAACCAGGCTGTCGTATCCGGTAACCACGGGGCACGAGGTGTATCCGTCGTACTGAGCGGTCAGGGGACGATCTTGAATCACCGATAACAGGTTTTCGACCAGCACCGGAGCTTGCTTACGGATCGCGGCACCTGTTTTGGAGGTGGGCAGGCTGGAAGCATCTCCGAGTGAGAAGACGTTGGAAAACCGGTTATGGCGTAAGGTGAATTTATCGACATCGACCCAGCCCCCTTCGCCGGCCAACTCGCTGTTGGCAACAAAGTCGGGGGCACCCATGGGCGGTGTCACATGGATCATGTCATACTTGATGACGATCTCTTCCTCGGTATCCATGTGGTGGTAAATGGCTTCCTTGCTTTGGGAACGAACCTCGGTCAGGTTGTGGCGGAAGCGAGTTTCGACACCTTTACGAGCAGCCACTTTCTCCAATACCTCGCGGTATTCTTCGACCGCGAACAACCGTGGCCCGGCGGCGGTGAAGATCACATTGATGCGGTCTCGGACGCCTGAGCGACGGAAGTGATCTTCGGCCAGGTAACAGATCTTCTGAGGAGCACCACCGCATTTCACGGCCCCGGCAGGCTGGGTGAAGAGTGCCGTTCCCTCTTTCAGTCCCTGGATGAACTTCCAGGTGCTTCCGACTGTGTTGATCGAGTAGTTACTGCAAACGCCGTCTTTTCCGACCGACTCTTTCAGGCCTTTGACCTTGTCCCAGTTAACTTGAATGCCGGGTGCGACAATCAGGTATTCGTAGGTAATCGCTTGACCATCGCGAGTCGTCAGCTGATTTTCGTTGGGCTGAAACGTGGCGACGGCATCTTTGATCCACTTCACACCTCGCGGAATGACACTTGCTTCGTCCCGGCCAGACACTTCGGGGCGAAAGATGCCACCACCCACCATGGTCCACAGCGGCTGATAGTAGTGCTTGTCCGAAGGCTCGATAAGGGCGACATCGAGCGACGGGTCGGCATTTCGCAAACGAGCGGCCACGGTGATACCGGCCGTTCCTCCGCCAACAATGACAATTTGATGATGAGCCATGAACGAGTCTCCTAACTTTTGACTGCCGGCGGAGCGGATTGAGCGGGGTGCTTCTCGTCGAGTAAGTTGCCGAAGCACTTGCCGAATTGAACGGCAAAGGCCAGGGCACGTTGCGTATTGGAATCTCGTGAAGCACTGAGAAGTCCAAGCAAACCCAGGCGTTCCGGCACGGGTTGCTCACAGCTTCCTTGGCGACAAGATGACAGGGCCGAACCCATCAGGCTGACGGTTTCGACCGAATGTTCACTGAGAACGTCCGATCGCAGCAGGTAACCGAGCCGATCGAGTTCTTCGCGGCGGATTTGACCACCCAGGTAGAGTGCCGCATGAATTCCGTTGCGGACACTCTCTTCCAGGGCGACGCCTTCCTGCTTCAGTTCGGTAGCCCACTCGTCGAAGACATCCATGGCAACCGAAACCAGGTTCGGCAGTTCGTCCGACATCTCAGCTGCTTTCTGCAATTGCGGAAGGTGATCGACCAGCACATTCAGGGCTTGAATGTTTTGCGGATCGGTCGCCTTCTTGAAAAGTTGAAGCAACTGAGTTGCTCGTTGCTCCAGATCGATGTCGTTCTCGGCTGCCTGACGAGCAAGCGAATCGAACAAGTCCGTCGCAACGGCCACAAGATTCGGCAAGTCCTGGGCCACGGAAAGGACGTTGTCCAGTACTTCCGCATGGTCCAGTAGACGGTGCAACATCTCTTGCGTTTGAGGGTCGTTCAAACGCTGTTCAACGGACTGGGAACGAGCATTGGTCGGCGTATCGAGCATGGCTCACCTTGCATTTCTAGGAAGGAAAGGTACGGATGGTTTTCCCGTTACTTGGACACAACGGCCTCAGGGTGAACCACCGAATAACCTTTGCCGGTCCATCCGGTGAAACCACCTTCCAGGTTGATCACGTCTTTTCGTCCGGCAGCCTGGAGCACGCTAACTCCGATCGCCGAGCGAGCACCACTGCGGCAGTTAACCACAATCTGTTGATCTTGAGGAATCTCATCCAACGTCTCGGGCAACTTGCCGAGGAAGTTATGCTGGGCATGAGGAATGTGACCCGCGTTCCATTCCTGATCACTTCGCACATCGACCAGCATGACCGACTCGTTGGCGAGAAGGTCAGACAACTCGGTCGCATTCACGGTTTCGTAGCTTTCGTTCAGCAAGTCCGCATTAGCGACTTCACTACGCTCGAAGTAACCACCGATGTTTTCCGCTCCGATGCTGAGCAAGACGTGCATCGCCTCTTGCATTTGTTCGGAGCTTCCCACCAGGTAGGCAGGCCGATCATAGTCGATCAGCCATCCACCCCAGGTGCTGAGTGAACCGATGGGGATGTTGATCGTGCCGGAGGCATGAGCCTTGGCGAACGACTTCGAGGCAACGAGGTCTACGACGGTCCCCTGCTCGATGGCTGCCGGTAACTTGCTGGCCGCGAGCTTACTGATCTTGGCGTCTTCGCCAAGCACTTTCGGGCCTTCCTTGTTCACACGCTTCATCACGGCGAAGTAAGGAGGCACTTCCGGCTGATCGGCCAGGATGTAGTCGACGAATGCTTCTTCTTCGTTGAATTGAAGGCCTGGGTTGAAACGCTTCTCGTAACCGACGGTCGAGGAGGGAACAGCTCCCAATCCCTTACCGCAGGCACTTCCGGCTCCGTGGGCTGGCCAGACTTGCAGATATTCCGGCAGCTTTTTGAACTTCTCGAGCGAGTGGAACAGGTCGATCGCACCAGCTTTGGCGGTGTTCATGATCTTGGCAGCTTGCTCCAGCAAGTCCGGTCGACCGACGGCGTTCACGAAAACGAAGTCGCCGGTGAAGATCCCCATCGGCTCTTGGGCACCACCACCCTGGTCGGTCAGCAGGAACGAAATGCTTTCAGGCGTGTGCCCCGGCGTATGCAGTACATCGAATCGGATTTTCCCGATCATGAAGTGATCACCTTCGTGAAGCAGTTGGTGCGAGTACTGATCGGCGTATTCGTACTTCCATTCCTTCGGGCCTTCATCCGAAACGTAGAGCTTGGCACCGACTCGATCGGCCAGCTCACGGGCACCGGAAACGTAGTCGGCATGTATGTGCGTTTCAGCAATGGCGACGATCTTGACGCCTTCGCGCGCGGCCATGTCCAGATACTTTTGGATGTCGCGGCCCGGGTCGACAATCACGGCTTCACTGGCACGCTGGCAGCCAACCATGTAAGAGGCATGAGCGAGTGACTTGTCGTAAAAGTATTTGAGCAACATGGCAGATGTCCTTATTTCTATAGAAGTGTTGACTTGGCGATGACAAAGACGGCAACCAGAGCGACGGCTGTCGCGAAAATCTTCTGGAGCGTCGGTCCTTTAAGTTTTCGAGCGAGCATGCTTCCCAGCCCCATGCCGGCGAAGCCGCCGATCAGAAACTGGACGGTTAGTCCCCAGTTAAATTCGTTGCCGCTGAACAGGTGCGAGGTAAATCCGCTCAAGCTGATCAGGACAATGACAAACAAGGAGGTTGCGATTGCGCGATGAATGGCCATGCCACTGAAGAGCACAAGCGCCGGAACGATCACAAATCCACCACCGACACCGAACATGCCGGATAGGAGCCCGGTGGCGATACCCACGAGGACAAGCAACCGAGCGCACTTGGAAGTCAGGATCAGTTTCCCGTCTTCATCTCGCTGACACGAGGCGCGGTCGGCACTTGGTTCGCAGTTTGCAGCAGGGATAACTACCGCCGGGTTTTTTGACTTTTGCCACATGCGATAGGCAACCACAAACATCAAACACGCGAACAAGGTGAGCAGTACGTTTCCGGGTACAAACTTGGAAAGGTATGCTCCGATCGGCGCGCCTAACATGCCTGAAACTGCAAATAGCAGGCCGGTTCTCAGTTCGATTTCATTTCGCAGCAAGCGGGGAAGTGCTCCCGAGATGGCCGTGCCTCCGACGGCCGCCAGGGAGATGCCGACGGCTTCTCTAGGTTCGACCCCGAGTCCAAACACGAGCAGAGGGACGGCGAACACGCCACCGCCGCCGCCAGTCAGCCCTAGGGCAAAACCGACTACTGCTCCGAACAGGACTGCGAGAAATACCGTCATGGCTCTACTTCCGTCCGCCTTTCGATCTCGTGCTGCAAAACTTAAAACAGTCTAAAGGTCGACATGTCGCAATGCGACGATATGTTATCGCAAAAAAAATCTACGGGGTTCGATACTTGGCACCGCACGGGAGAAAACGCCCTTCGATACATGCCATCAGGTGCTCGAGGTGAGGCTCGGCCACTTGGTAGTATACGAAACGTCCTTCTCGTTCGCTTTGCAGAAAGCCGCATCGCTGCAGCAGACGCAGGTGCTCTGAAGTCACATTGTCGGGCGTTTCACAGTCCTTGGCGATCTCGCCAACTGTGTAGCGACCGTGAAGCAGCAACTGAACGATTCTCAGTCGGACCGGGTGGGCCAGCGTACGAAGGCATTCGGCTGCTTCTGCGAACTCTTGCACGCCGCCTGGGGGCTTTCCGGATGGTTGGTTTATCGGTGCCATTTCATTCCTCTCTTGATATTAATATATCGCAAGGTCGCGATATGTCAACATGTGTTAGGCGGAACGATTTAAAATGAGGTAAGCCGCAGTAAGGCCAGTCGGGAGTCCATCGAGTTCGATGGCAAGAAAGAGAGGGATATTACTGGAATTCTCGGGCTGAGTGGGCTGCTAGCCCTACTTGGCAGCCATGCCACCAGCGTGTCGTCGAACTTGGGCCGGCTCGTCGGCCTGCTTAGGCTTGGCCAGGCCATGATTCTGCAGGCAGGTCGCAAATTGCGGATAGGTGGCATTCAGAATCGTACACAGATAGATGGGAAGATCCTTCTCTTGAATGACAAACGCACCCATGCCGTAGTGCTTGCGAAAAGCGGTTGCAAAAGCCGAAGCGGGATGGGCATGCATGAAGCGGAATAACTGCTCGGCCGACTGGGCATTGAGCGACTCGAGCTGGTAGGTGGTCCTATTCTCGTATTCCAATTGCCATGTGGTGGGCCTCTGCGGATCGGCAAGATTCAGCGAGTAGGTTTTCCAGTTGGGAATGACGCCTGTCTCAGGATCAATCTCAAAGGACTGGAAGCCAGGGTTGTTGCCGAAGATGGGACTAATCGCTGGGGCGATCTTGTGCAGCAAAGCTGGCTTGTCGTTGAGCCGATCGATCCGGAAGTCGTCCATGTGCGTATGCCCGGTGAATGAGACATGAAGCGTATCACGGAACTCTTCAATCAGTTTCAGATATCGCTGCATGAACTCGGGCTTCCACATCTCGGCGGCCAGGCTACGACCACCTTCCTTCTCTTCCTGGTAACTATCGAGTCCTGGCGGGACATGCATCAGAAGCCAAACTCGCTTCTGCTGCTTGCGGGCTAATTCCAGTTCAGAAGTCAGCCAATCCATTAAGGCGTACCCTGGATTCGCCCCTGGGTTTTGACACGCGCAGCAGTTCTGATCCTTGGGATCGAAATAGGACGAACAGTAGCTGCCGGACCAATAAACCGAATTCAAAACGAGCAATCGGTCGGAGGCGATGCCAGGGAGATCGGCGCGGTAGGCTCCCAAAGTTGCAAATGACTGACGGAACGTATCGGCATCGATGGTATCACCAAGCATTGGTTGCCAGCGATCGGCGAACTGATGCAGGAACATGCCATCCGGCTGAATCCAGTAGTCGCCGCAAAACGAATCATCATTGCCCAGCGTAGCCAGAACAGGCACATCCGGAAAACGTTTACGTAGCTCAAGAGCAACGACTTCGATAGCCTTCATCGTGAACGCTCGGTACGCAGCGGGGTCCTCGGAGATCGACTTCGGGGCAAGCTTCTCATACCTCTCTTGCAATTGATGCGCGAGGAAATCGCCGGGGTAAAGAATGAAGAGAGGACTGGGGGTATGGGACTTCGCGGCATCCAGAGCCGAGGTCATCAGCCGGTAGTTCGAGTCGCTACCGATCTTGCCCAGTGATGGATTCGTGTCGGCGAGAAACTCCCCCCACTGATCGGCTGGTAAATCGGCAAGATGCTTGAACTGCTCTTGGTCCAGGCCTGCGAACGGCTGAAAGTGTATGTCGGAAATCACCAAGAACTCGGCTGACCTCGCCGCCGAGGTAAAGCAAGCTACCAACGAGAAGACGACTAGAAATACAAAACGACGGCTTCCGCTGCTCATGCTATTCGTTTCGTTCAAGATGACTACGTTGGATTAGTTCGACGATTCCGCTGTGATTTCGCACCGCTTGATAAAGAGGATACACTATAACGACTACCTTCTTCCAATTCTCTTGGGTGCTCCATGCTCGTTATGCGTATTTTCGTATTCTCGGTAATCCTGTGCCTGAATGGTTTGCTGCTGGGGCTGGCGCCTTTGCATGCGGCTGATTTGCACGTCAATCCACTGGTTGGCAGCGACGCGAATGTTGGTTCGTCCGAAGCTCCGTTCAAGACACTACAGGCCGCCATCAATAAGGCCGTTGAAGGGGATGTGATTAAGCTGCATCCTCGTGGAGCCGTGTACCGGCAATCGGGTCACTTTCGATCGCAAGTCGGGATCACGATCGAAGGAAACGGCGTGACGCTTGACGGGGCCGATCCACTGCCGGCTACGGGGTGGGAAGAGGTTGAGGACGGGCTCTATCGACGCAAACTACAGCGCACGCCGTTGGACCGGCATCTATTGATCTTTGACGGACGTATGGAACGCATGGGGCGAACGCAAAGTTCCAATTCGCCTGACTTTCCCCCGGTCAGTAAACTGAAGCCGCGTCAGTTCTGCTTCGAGAATATCGATGAGAAGTCAGGCTGGTTGTATGTCCGCGGTGATATATCGAAGCTGGAGTGGTCAACGCGAGTCAACGGGATCGCTACCAGCGGCGAGTGTCGTAAGCTGGCTGTTCGAAACCTGCGTGCCCGTAACTTTCTGAACGACGGCTTCAATATCCATGGCGACTGCCGAGATCTCAAATTTAATGGCATTCAGGGATTCGATTGCTTCGACGAAGGTTTTTCGGCACATGAATCGGCCCAGTGTACGGTCGATCGCGGCGCCTTCTTTGGGAACGAAAACGGAGTGGCCGACGTCAACCAGGCGGAGACGATTTATCGAGTCTGTCGGTTCTTTGGGAATGTGAACGTCGACGTGCTCTTGATTGGCCGTAAGCATGCCCTGGTTGATTGTGAGATCGTTAACGCGACAAACGCTTCGGCTTTGGTGGCCGGTCCGCGGGCCGGAGAAGAGTCGTTCGTATTGCATCTCGAACGCGTCTCGATCGAAACGAAGGATAAGGAGCAGCCCGCCCGTGTGCGTCTGGATGGCGGGAAGGTTACGTTTGAAGAGTGCCAGTTTGGCAACGTCGACCTGAATACGACCGGGGCGAAAGTTGATGGTGAGCTCCCCACACCGAAAGTCCCGTAGTTCACGCGT includes:
- a CDS encoding DUF1641 domain-containing protein, whose amino-acid sequence is MLDTPTNARSQSVEQRLNDPQTQEMLHRLLDHAEVLDNVLSVAQDLPNLVAVATDLFDSLARQAAENDIDLEQRATQLLQLFKKATDPQNIQALNVLVDHLPQLQKAAEMSDELPNLVSVAMDVFDEWATELKQEGVALEESVRNGIHAALYLGGQIRREELDRLGYLLRSDVLSEHSVETVSLMGSALSSCRQGSCEQPVPERLGLLGLLSASRDSNTQRALAFAVQFGKCFGNLLDEKHPAQSAPPAVKS
- a CDS encoding ArsR/SmtB family transcription factor — protein: MAPINQPSGKPPGGVQEFAEAAECLRTLAHPVRLRIVQLLLHGRYTVGEIAKDCETPDNVTSEHLRLLQRCGFLQSEREGRFVYYQVAEPHLEHLMACIEGRFLPCGAKYRTP
- a CDS encoding NAD(P)/FAD-dependent oxidoreductase, translated to MAHHQIVIVGGGTAGITVAARLRNADPSLDVALIEPSDKHYYQPLWTMVGGGIFRPEVSGRDEASVIPRGVKWIKDAVATFQPNENQLTTRDGQAITYEYLIVAPGIQVNWDKVKGLKESVGKDGVCSNYSINTVGSTWKFIQGLKEGTALFTQPAGAVKCGGAPQKICYLAEDHFRRSGVRDRINVIFTAAGPRLFAVEEYREVLEKVAARKGVETRFRHNLTEVRSQSKEAIYHHMDTEEEIVIKYDMIHVTPPMGAPDFVANSELAGEGGWVDVDKFTLRHNRFSNVFSLGDASSLPTSKTGAAIRKQAPVLVENLLSVIQDRPLTAQYDGYTSCPVVTGYDSLVLAEFNYEGRPAETFPFDQAQERFSMFLLKKFGLPALYWHGMLKGRV
- a CDS encoding DsrE family protein, which translates into the protein MATISSRILLVLLLSMVWCASVDAQGFGRGRMGRGPGQGQGPGPGAGPGQRQGQGPGHGPGQMQGQGHGHDDQHEVDMEVFHYLLENHDKIRRTVKELDNGVETLTESDVPSVAAHIKTHVEQMTVRIEKPSPIRMRDPLFAEIFQHTKKIKMVHEDTPKGVKVTETSDDPYVATLIKEHAKVVSKFVERGFAEAHKNHAVPGRQPAQQGGKAFPKVKQHGGVFNMPNAAQQPRPGSKIAVDVTQSSEPDQLNPAIEKVARFVNLYAGAGKEAADVEIALVFHGGATLAVLNDDAYNDTFQTTENPNLALLRDLHHAGVQMYVCGQSLQGKGKSAEDVVVFVDTAVSALTTNVNLQSDGYTYIPLGN
- a CDS encoding metallophosphoesterase, translated to MSSGSRRFVFLVVFSLVACFTSAARSAEFLVISDIHFQPFAGLDQEQFKHLADLPADQWGEFLADTNPSLGKIGSDSNYRLMTSALDAAKSHTPSPLFILYPGDFLAHQLQERYEKLAPKSISEDPAAYRAFTMKAIEVVALELRKRFPDVPVLATLGNDDSFCGDYWIQPDGMFLHQFADRWQPMLGDTIDADTFRQSFATLGAYRADLPGIASDRLLVLNSVYWSGSYCSSYFDPKDQNCCACQNPGANPGYALMDWLTSELELARKQQKRVWLLMHVPPGLDSYQEEKEGGRSLAAEMWKPEFMQRYLKLIEEFRDTLHVSFTGHTHMDDFRIDRLNDKPALLHKIAPAISPIFGNNPGFQSFEIDPETGVIPNWKTYSLNLADPQRPTTWQLEYENRTTYQLESLNAQSAEQLFRFMHAHPASAFATAFRKHYGMGAFVIQEKDLPIYLCTILNATYPQFATCLQNHGLAKPKQADEPAQVRRHAGGMAAK
- a CDS encoding MBL fold metallo-hydrolase — protein: MLLKYFYDKSLAHASYMVGCQRASEAVIVDPGRDIQKYLDMAAREGVKIVAIAETHIHADYVSGARELADRVGAKLYVSDEGPKEWKYEYADQYSHQLLHEGDHFMIGKIRFDVLHTPGHTPESISFLLTDQGGGAQEPMGIFTGDFVFVNAVGRPDLLEQAAKIMNTAKAGAIDLFHSLEKFKKLPEYLQVWPAHGAGSACGKGLGAVPSSTVGYEKRFNPGLQFNEEEAFVDYILADQPEVPPYFAVMKRVNKEGPKVLGEDAKISKLAASKLPAAIEQGTVVDLVASKSFAKAHASGTINIPIGSLSTWGGWLIDYDRPAYLVGSSEQMQEAMHVLLSIGAENIGGYFERSEVANADLLNESYETVNATELSDLLANESVMLVDVRSDQEWNAGHIPHAQHNFLGKLPETLDEIPQDQQIVVNCRSGARSAIGVSVLQAAGRKDVINLEGGFTGWTGKGYSVVHPEAVVSK
- a CDS encoding class I SAM-dependent methyltransferase is translated as MFRIRNLLWDSDPLALHCPGPLHASWYRVRQTIAAFTPQQSSSASDITFITWHGPSRQEKPNGVFEESLARFGIKPLVLKKPDNWRNIDKLALTAEALESIDTPYVMGSDSSDTLIFQDPALLVERFESHFTCDLVYNAVGSRCWPELPEYIDYQSSLPAAVNAQGRHWFNSGMFFGRTEFCREYFRALSTEKPVPGYSYSEQAVAMRVWPQWYPRVQLDYQCLLFQWFNESLDVMRLERPAQSRHESLIEILRTLGSDLTGAEVGVFDGWTAEVLLRTFPDLRLWLVDAWQPYGGESHMGKQDRAYFQRAFEETMFWTKFAEDRRFTLREWSPQAADRFQAASLDFVFIDANHLYEAVRDDINAWWPKVRPGGALCGHDYAIHRDGEGVWGVQRAVDEFAKAQGLQPTILQDGVWCIYRQNN
- a CDS encoding sulfite exporter TauE/SafE family protein encodes the protein MTVFLAVLFGAVVGFALGLTGGGGGVFAVPLLVFGLGVEPREAVGISLAAVGGTAISGALPRLLRNEIELRTGLLFAVSGMLGAPIGAYLSKFVPGNVLLTLFACLMFVVAYRMWQKSKNPAVVIPAANCEPSADRASCQRDEDGKLILTSKCARLLVLVGIATGLLSGMFGVGGGFVIVPALVLFSGMAIHRAIATSLFVIVLISLSGFTSHLFSGNEFNWGLTVQFLIGGFAGMGLGSMLARKLKGPTLQKIFATAVALVAVFVIAKSTLL
- a CDS encoding FAD-dependent oxidoreductase, whose translation is MKIVIVGGVAGGASAAARARRLSEEAEIVVFERGAHPSFANCGLPYYVGGEIESRDKLLVAPIRLLRERLRLDVRVRSEVTKIDPESKTVTVKNLESGEEYTESYDSLIIATGASPFRPPLPGIDNERIVSLRDLNDADRMRELATEGATRAVIVGAGFIGIEVAENLVRRGIETTIVELANQILPPWDREMILPLEKRLVAEGIDLRLGSSAKQFDSDKDKINVTLNDSSVIAADFVVLCIGVRPESKLAAEAGIECGPRGGIRVNEQMETNIPDIYAVGDVVETTCVVTGDPIQIPLAGPANRQGRIASDRIFQRESHYRGTEGTAVVGMFGQTAAMTGLSEKILLMKEIPYEKIYLHPTDHAGYFPGAKQMLFKLLFSPDDGKILGAQASGTSGVDKRMDVIAMAIQAKMTVYDLEEAELCYAPQYGHAKDPVNMAGFIASGVMRGDQPIIHASTLKDPSANNLFLLDVRTTGEFAKGHIPGAVNIPVEELRDRLDELPAKQPVATYCQVGQRGYLATRILLQHGIDARNISGGYRLWSILEDQS